One stretch of Prunus persica cultivar Lovell chromosome G1, Prunus_persica_NCBIv2, whole genome shotgun sequence DNA includes these proteins:
- the LOC18789804 gene encoding very-long-chain 3-oxoacyl-CoA reductase-like protein At1g24470, with product MVPSSSCIHHLTNQPIWLLLLSSLGFFIFLKQATSLANWVFIVLLRPPKNLKRYGSWAMVTGATDGIGKAFAYQLAQQGLNLILVSRNSAKLKSVSKEIQANYPTTQIKTIAFDFSVGSLGGMNELLEEEIRGLDVGVLINNVGVTYPSARFLHEVDEQVWTNVVKVNVEGTTRVTMAVLRGMVERKRGAVVNIGSGAGIVVPSHPLFTVYAATKAYVDQLSRSLHVEYKRYGIDVQSQVPLYVATKLASKVASIERSSLFIPTPHAYAKAAIRRIGYEARCTPFWAHSLQWCLGSLVPESLLDAWRLSIGLKRRAKLHHA from the exons atggtaccTTCTTCTTCATGCATTCATCACCTAACAAACCAACCCATCTGgcttctccttctctcatctctaggtttcttcatctttctcaAACAAGCCACCTCTCTGGCCAACTGGGTTTTCATCGTCCTCCTCAGACCCCCTAAAAACCTCAAAAGATACGGCTCATGGGCTATGGTCACCGGCGCCACCGATGGCATAGGAAAAGCCTTCGCCTACCAACTTGCCCAACAAGGCCTCAACTTAATCCTAGTCAGCCGCAACTCGGCCAAGCTCAAATCAGTCTCGAAAGAAATCCAAGCAAATTATCCCACCACCCAAATAAAAACCATCGCCTTCGACTTCTCCGTCGGTAGCTTGGGTGGTATGAATGAGCTGCTAGAGGAGGAGATCAGAGGGCTGGACGTCGGCGTTTTGATAAACAACGTTGGGGTGACGTACCCAAGTGCTAGATTTTTGCATGAGGTGGATGAGCAAGTGTGGACGAATGTGGTAAAGGTGAATGTGGAGGGCACAACCAGAGTGACCATGGCGGTTTTACGAGGAATGGTTGAGAGGAAGAGAGGTGCCGTTGTCAATATTGGGTCCGGCGCAGGCATTGTCGTGCCCTCACATCCTCTCTTCACCGTCTACGCCGCTACCAAAGC TTATGTGGACCAATTGTCAAGATCCCTCCACGTGGAATATAAGCGTTATGGCATTGATGTGCAGAGTCAGGTGCCTTTATACGTAGCAACAAAGCTGGCGTCAAAGGTGGCATCCATCGAGAGGTCATCTCTATTCATACCCACGCCACATGCGTATGCCAAAGCAGCGATTCGGCGCATTGGGTATGAGGCCCGCTGCACACCGTTTTGGGCTCACTCTCTTCAGTGGTGCTTGGGGAGCTTGGTCCCTGAGTCTCTTCTTGACGCTTGGCGCCTCTCTATTGGCTTGAAAAGAAGGGCCAAGCTACACCATGCAtaa